The genomic interval CAAGCCGGCATCCAATGTATAGCTCAGAGAAACAACCGCTGATGACCGCGAGAAGCCCGAGAAGAAAATGTTTGTCGTAATGTACACGCCTCATCGGCGAATGGTTTTGTCCTCAAGTTCCAAAACCGTTCAAGGGTGACGTCGCCGAAGCCGCTCATTCTCCCTCCGAAGCGTCTCGACCTCAGCCTGAAGCACCCGGTTGGTAGCAATGTGCTCATCGAGATTATCACGCATCCGGTCAATGCGGCGGTTGGCGTCATCGTATCGTCGGCGCCACTCAGCAACCTGCTGCTTCATGGTCTCGTACTCAGTGCCGACATATCTCGCTTTGGCCTCAAGAGCGTCCTTGAGCTGACGGCTGAGGTCCCGGATCTTGGTCGTGAGGTTGCTGTTctcgagctcgagaagggcATTCTTCTTGCGGGCCTCGCGTAGCTTTGTCGACTTGCGGGCTTCGCTGTCAGAGTTGCTTTCGACTGAGCGGCGAAGCTCCGAGTTGAAggccttctccttgcggACGTCCTCCTCTAGCTCCTGGACCTGGACTCGGAGGATGTGGTTCTCACGGAAGAGCTGGTCGTAGGTCTCGCGGCttacgccgccgccgcgtTCACGGCCCTGCATGTCGGCGACTGGTGTTTCGTCCCAAAGAGTGTGGACTCGTTCGGCACTCCGAGTACGACTGCGAGGCTGGCGAGGTCCTCGATTTACGCTCCGGGTGCGACGAATATGGACCTCGGGGACGCCTGGTGTCGTTGACTCAAAGTGCACTCTGTTGCTTCGAGGGCCGTACATATAGGAAGCGGGGGTCTCTCTCAGTGGTGGATAGATGTTGATGTAGGCTGCTGGTGAGCGGATGTGTCTGTAGGCGTGAatggtgacggtgttggtAGACGACTGAGTTAAAGATAGGTGAATGGTGAAGAGCGGTCAAGTCGAGGGACCAGACGGTGTGGGAACCTCGATATTTAAGTAAAATGGGGGGCAGTGACTATGGGAAGGCTCCGGGTTGCAGGAGATGCAAGCAATCGTGCATGTAAGTGCGTCAGGCAAGGTACGTAGCTTTGAGCGAAtgagatgggagagagaCCCGGCCAAGGGCTGGACGGCTGAAGAGGCCTGTCTTTTATGGGAATGACTCCCAGGCACCGGTCTGGTCTGCGGTCCCCCAAAACAGGTAGTCGGCGGACGGGGAGGGAcgggaaagaaagaaagaaagagagaatgACATGACTGATGGTATACAGGTACAACATTACAAGACGCTTTGCAGCGTGGAAAGTAATGTCAAAGGTGTAACTATGTAACAGCCGCAGGTGAGGGTGGACAGGGGTTCGAGGTGAGAAGACAAGGCGCTCTCTGTAAAGCACATAGCCACACCGGGCATTATCTGGAAGAGGGAACATATGGGGTAAACGTCAGCAAGTAGACAGGTCAGTGACCTTGAGTACATTAGCCCTAGACCACTTGCTTCTAGGATGGTGCATCCTGGCGGCCGACTGACCGACGCTAGAGAGAGATGACTGCTCGAGATCATCTTGATGCCTGGCGTCGTGGACTCTTAGTCCTAGACATCCGGGTATGAGCATGCATGTGGTCCACTGGAGAAACTATTTCTCTGTGATATAGTCGGTGTTTCAAGTAGGCAGTGCAAACATGTTCGTGGAGTTGATGAGGGCATCCGCTGGAGGCTGGAGTATCCATTGGTTCTCGGCCTCTGGCATGGGGAACCACGGACAACTCACAAGCTATTGTGAGAGGTGAGTATCAGTCTCAAGATTGAGGTTGCGGCAGATCGACAGGCCGTAACCTTAGGCAGTGGTGCGGCGGTTGTTGCGAAACTGTCGAGATAGACGCGATGTGAGGTCACTCATTGACATTGTTGGTTGGTAGAAGAAGTTGAGGTAACCGGAGGCCTGGGCCCTAAGCCCCCTCCATTGGCCATGTCAGCCAATCAGCGATGCGTGTGGGAGAACCCTGGGTCCACATTTGATTATCTGGTGCGAAGCGCGCAGCATTGCATTGtagcaaccaccacaaccaacaacacaatTGTGTTTCCGTATCTTTATTCTCTCTCGGAGCCGGACCGCCAACATCAAAGCTTTCCTTGGTCAAATATTGTTCGTTTCTCGGAGCCTTGAGGACGAATCGACGGCCGTTTCCCTGCATCGACATTCCGAACCGTCCCACCAAGCACGCTGTTGACCTGTCATTGAGCGTTTTCCTTTGTTTTGCTGAGTTCCGTCCTCCTTTCCGCATCACAACCTCGCAGCCGCATCGTCTGTGGCATCCATTTCAATATCTTGTTCCGCCTCTTCCTTTTCGACGGGGTCACGCCAGTGTGGCTTGACAGCGTCCCTGCTCTTGGAGACAAGGCTGTGCGGCGCAGTAAGCACTTGCTATCCACATCTTGATGCTCCCTCTTATTGCCTCCCTCTTTTTCAGTATGGATAGCTCACAAAAGGCCGCATATCTCTACTTGCTGTGCCAGTTCCATACATAAGCACTACCCTCCAACCTGCCAACTTTGCGCCTCTTTTCCCAGCCAAgcaaggaggtggtgggcagAGAGCAAAGGGGAGGCCTCGGCCAAAGCCTTGCGATTGCAACTCTCTCTTTCGTCAGCAGTTTCAGGACGATGCAGCCGCACGAGGCTCGCGCGAGTCTATTATGTGCTATTCGTCCAGACGCTGGTAATGGAGGGTATTGGAGCCCTCACTGGTGAATTATTTCTCCTGCTCAAACAATTATCGTGGGCTATTTTCCTACTCAGCCACACCTTTACCAGTGTAAAGGGCACCAATGCGGTACGGCACGTACAAGCGGCCTCAGGTTAGGATTCGGATGCTTGAATTGAAGGGGTTTGAAAAGCGACTTACCCTTTGGTTTCCGGCTTTGACAGCAGCAATATTCCACCTTTCTGCCGGTGTGTGTAGCACCTGAGTGTCAGATGAAGCGCCAAATTCTCAGGTGGCGTTCTTTGCCCTTCCATCCCGAAGCCACAAGGCAGACAGAAGGGCATCCGAaggggatgggaggtggtggtagagACGTGGTAGGAGGAACATATACCCGCGACACtgtcaaccccaaccctagTGGTGACACAACCGGCGCagctcgacctcctcgctcGGATAACTCCATGGGAACTCACACAAATGGGCCCCTTCGGTAACACATGCCCAGATCGCCGGATTCCCACCTTGAACAAGTTTTGCTGATCACAAGTGAGCGGCCGACGGGCCGTGATCCGCCCATCGCCTCATGGGGCATATTCATGACTGATGGCATAGCGCCGAAGTCACACGGAATGTCTGTTCAAGTCCATGGTGTTGCCATCCGAGAAAAGCGAGACCGAATTTCCATACCCGCAAACATCTTCTCGCTGCCTCGTCGCCTTTCGGCTTGTGACCTTGAAATAGAACCGCCCGAAATATCTAGCCTTTTGAGCCCTGGCACCCCCTAGATATGACGAGTGGTTTACGTATACCAAGACAGGGTGTACTCTAGGGCCACGCTACCGGCCTGGTCACCGGCCTTCGTCATGGGGGGACAATCTGGGACACGCACTACCtcctggggaagaaggcagAACGTGAAAGAAGGAAGCAGATGAGGCCAGGCCCCTCTGCCCAGACCGCAGATCCCTTCACAGACAACGGCAGGGTCCAGCGAGCCGGTTCTAGATTTGCGAACCGGTCCGCGGTCTTCGCCTGCCcgttttcttcctcgccaggCCATCTCATCTACCGGTGTGGCCGAGGGGGCCACGGCCGGTTGCCTTGTTGCCCAGCTTCCTTCCTGATCTCCGCATCGGATGAAGACCACGGCGTTGCAGAGTTTTCAGTTGCCTTGTCTTCGGTAACAAGATGTTGTGATGGCACTCCTCAACAGTTTCGTGGCCTGATGGCGAGACGGGCTCCAAGTCCTTTACGGTCGTCGGCTGAAGTTCCAGCCCTGGAACTACATCCTGACTGGTGACACCACAGCCGTGTGGACAGTTCCTCGGATGTGTATCTTATGGATTCCTTTGGTTTCTGTCCTCTGATGTCGTGACTGGTCTGCACCGATGGCATCCTCCCGCCTCTGTTCAACTGTGCTCATCATTTGCATACCGACCACAGCTCGAAGGATTCCCTCATGCGCTCAGCACTGCTATGCACAACTGAGCGAGTGCCGCACGACTTGCATTCAACAAGGATACCCCGCCAGCACACAGGCTGAGGAGCCTGGGGGAGATACACAACCATGCCACGGTTGTATACACATCGACAGATACCTCGGCCTCACAACCAACCCTCCAGATCAAGACTATCCGCTCACCCATTGGCCTGTCTCCTCGGTGgtcaaccatcaaaatggTACATCATACCGAGCCAACAGACTCCCCTTCAGCTCTGCAAGGATGAACCCGTCCGTCAAACGTCTCTGCTCATTTTTTAGTTGGGAAAATGGTGACAAGAGCACCCGAGCAAGGCAGCAATATCATCTCCtctcatcttctccccagTCCCTCCCATCCCGTGGCCACACCTTCCAAAGATACTGACTGATAGGCCGTCGTGGACTCGCCACATCGACGGCCCGCTGTCTCGAGGGGGAAGCAGCGGCGTGGTTCCTACAACTTTCCTCGATATTGACTGAAACGACAGGACACCCGCTTTGAAGCGTCCTGCTGCCTACCCCCCTTTCTGTAATGTCAGGTATATCCACGCGGAGAAGGTATCATCATAGATTCCCCAGCCTCCTTCGCGTCTTTGACCGAGGTGAAGAGCCGAAAATAGCGAAGGTATTGCCATCTGCCTTGTTCAAAGGGTTCAATACCAAATTGTTCGGGGAAAGTACAACCGAGGAGATCTCAAGGTAGACAAAGATCTGTGGAGATACTTCTGCCTCGATTTGCCCGGGTTGACTCCCATCTATTCGGGGGAAGTAGAACCGAAGTGCCCTCGAAGTAGACACAAAGATGTTGGATATCATCTGTGCGTGAAGGTAGGTACTTCTGCCTTGCTCGTGTTCCACCTTGCCTTGGTTATGTGGTTGCGACTCCTCAAATTCCACAGAGTCGGGTAGGTGGGCAAGGCAGGTATACAGACAGAAATGTCTCACGGGCGACTCGTTGGCTCTCGTCCTTCCCTGATCATGCCCGCTATCAAACTGTGACTCCCCAGATTCCACCTGTTCGATAAGTAAGGCAGGTGTGCAAGGTACAGACACAGTgcctccttttctccttGTTTCTTTGACCTTCCATGACTCCTGATATGCAGACCTGTGAGACGAGGACAAAGACCGAGCGGAAGCACAAGGAATCCCAACTCACACGTCCACCTTTTTGGGTCAGATCTCGATACGTAGGTAACATCCCCTCGGGCCTCTCTTATCTATGCTTGCCAGACGATATGATTGTGTATCAAAGCAGACCAAACCACACACCCACTTCCAACATGTACAGAGAGCGGGAGGTGTCAACGTACCTATCAAAAAGTGGCTGCCCATTTCTCGGTCATCTGTGATCACCAACCAACGACGATCAACTGTGTACCCCTTTCTCTTCATGCGATGTTTGCCTTTTGGGGGAAAGGAAGCGGTTGGTACATCGCATCCGTCCCAACTGTCTGCTCGCTCTTGTGTACCTATCCCCCCAATCATGATAGGTTGGAAGCGAGGTGTCCAGGCCGGCACCGCGAACTCAGAACCGTTATATCGAACCCTGATGCTTACAAATGCCAATCCAACCAGCAACTGAAAGGAAGCCCAGGTTGTACGGGTGAAGTTGGCGAAAGGTAGGTAAAAAAGCCGATGTGGGAAAACACCAGCTTCAGCGATGTGCCTGCCTACTCCTTCACACCCGTGCTCGGTTAACAACTGCATGATCGAGACATAATCGCATTCAGCTATTTCCTGGGCCGAGAAGAATCCCGACTGTGTTCAACGTCGTTCCAGTCGTGCCGCCTCTTTTAAGTCTGATGACCACtccaggttgttggtgtttcACGGTGGGTAAGGTAGAttggggtggtgttgtgaatGGGTGCAGTTGTTCAACATTGTAACCTCGGACTCCAGGACCTTTGGTGTAATATCGTGTGATTTTCTCGACAGATTCTGATTGTGGCAGTCGTCCATATCGATCCGATCAGTAAAGTCAGTTGTGCCGAGAGTCCGCAAAGGTGATCTTACTGGACTTGTTCAACCTATGGATGGGTCTCGGCCTTTCTGCAGTGTTTGGTTTCATGGTCCCTCTTCCTAAGCTGGGATGATCTCACGTATCGTTCGATCACGGCCGTATAAAAGTTTCGATGTTCCCCAGTATGCTGGGATCGGTTCTGTAGTCTCGTGGGCCGTCGTAGACTAGAATTGTCGTGTTCCGTAGGACCGGTCATCCACCTAGGTGGTCTTGCTGTAGCAATCTAGACCACACCCCAACCCGGGGCATGGCAGTTCTTGTGCTTGTATTCCCCCTCCATTTTACCATATCGCGAGGTTGTGAGTCGTGTTCCAGAGGTACGTGTTGTGCGCTGGGCGGTGTCGGTTAAGTACTCCCATGGTTGCTGCCACAAGACGAAATGCCACAACTGAGAAATCAACAGCTAGAGGCCGGGGACAGCAAGTGGTATTTGAACTCCTCCACCCATTCACTTCAAGTCTGACATTCGTACAAGTGTAGTAGCGGTGACGCAGCTGCGGTATGAGTAATACTTCAGCCAAGCTCCGTGACTTCGCCTCAATTCTTAGGTACCGATCCCATTGCCTGGAACCACTGAATCCATCGTTTGTTCGATTCTTCCTTCGTTTGGGGATTGAATTCTCTCGCATGCTTACCGACTAGGCGTTTTGGCATATTCTTGGTGTAGTGGTGCAGTCACATCTTACGATTGGACAGTCGTTTACATTGATGACTGAAAGCGATGTTGGCATAGTGCGCATGAACCTAAAGGCACCCCGATACAACAGGCCTCGCAAACTCGGGCAAACAGGAAACCAGGTCGTAGATCACTTTAGATCTGGAGTGCGGCCCAAGTGGTCGCTGCTAAAGGCCTTCGAATAGGTCTTTGCCTTGGTCCTCACTGGCATAAATGAGTAACATCGACCGACACCTGGCCCACATCAAGCCCATCCGAAATAAGGTCTTGCAGACCAAGATTCTTTAAATGAAAATATTCGCTGGTTGTCTATTTCCTCTGCTATAATGGCCCTCGGCAGGCATTATCGTCGAAGACAGCAAGCCAAATCACCCTCTCACGCTGTCCGGCGGCAAGTATAACCCTCCAACTCCTTATCTTTaacaagaagcagcagcggcagcaggtGCAGAGCcgcctacaccaccaccctttccaccaccctccttcccatccttaTCCTTGTTATCCCGACCACCACGCTTGCTCCGACGCGGGTTACGCCTGCTCTCCTTCGGTTGCTGCTCCCCAGCAGGCTTCTCCGGCGCGGTACTGTTCGACGCAGCTGCCGGCGCAGGAGCTGGGGTTGGCGTAGACGCAGTAGTagcagaagcagaggcaGCGGCATTCTTCCCCTGGGTAGAACCCGACGACTGCCCCCCCTTCTTAGCCGTCAtatccttcctctccagcaccTGTACTGTAGCCTGCGCAATCGTGACCGGGCTGGCGGCCATAGCTTTGGCGAGCCCAGCATGGTCTGTGAAATCGACATACGCGAACCCCTTTTTGCGATCAATATCCACTGAAGTAACAGTGCCATACGCCGACAAGGCATCCTTGAGCAGCGCCTCGGTGACACCCTGTGAGTGGTTTGCATGCTTAATGAAAGCTCGTGTCGCGCCTGAACTGGGAGCAGGTCCGGCGTTCTTCTTGGATTCTCGGCCGCCACCGCCTTGCTTTGCTGATGCATTTTTCGGTGCAGCAGGTTGGGAGGGTGCGGCTGTCGTCGGTGTAGACTGTGATGCCATAGCCGAAACAGGAGTGGCAGGGGCTGATGGCTGCTGACGCTGGGCCTGTGGtgtctctcttttcttgagaagaagcacaGGCTTAGCTGGtgcaggtgctggtgccGGAGGCGTTGTGTCGGCCTGCTTGTCGGCTTTATTATCCCCCTTTGACTTtccaccctcatcaccgccgccccgtCTTCTGTTGCGAGATCTATTGGAAGAAGctgctggttgctgttgctgctgctgctgctgctgttgttgttgttgttgttgttgtgactTGGGTGGAGCAGATGACGACGGCTGAGCAGGAGGGgcgggtggtgctggctcAGGAGCGATTGGGACATTTTCCTTCGCTGGTCCCTTCGCAGCACTGCCCTTGCTATCGGCATCCGCTTTGGCTGCATCCATTCTGGCCTTGCGGTGAGCGTTGCTAGAGCTCAGACCCAGGTCACGCTGTAGGATAcgcgcagcagcagcaatgccTGCCCTACGGCTCTTCGATGGAGCCTCCGAAGATGCGGATGGTGCGCTGGACTGAGTTGACTTTTGGATGGCTGCCACCTTAGCAGCCTCCGCGGCAGCCTCTGCAGCGGCAACAGCCTTCTTGGTCAAGATCTTGACCGACTCCCTGGGCCTCTCGGGTGCCTTTTCGGTGGCCCTCTCCCTTTCGGTTCTCGACTCTCTGTCCCGGGTGCTTCTCCTCTTGGGTTCCTCAGCACTGGTAGCTGATGCCTTGCCCTTCCCAGTCAGTGACTCCGTTCTGGCATGTTTCATTGCGATCTTAGCAGCAGCGATTTCCTTTGCCTTGGcagccttcctctccttcagaTACTCAATCAGAGGTGTCGTGGTGGTCTTTTCGGGTTCCTCTTCGGGCTCCGGTTCAGCAGTGACACCCTCTTTGTTCCCGTCTGGGCTTGCAAGGCTCTCCAGAAAAGCCATGAACTCCGGGTCTTGATCGATGGTCCCTTGTCGGCCGTCCACACGCTTCTTCTCGCTGGGAATCTTCTTGTAGACGGAGAACTCGACGGTTGGTGGAGCGACAAGGGCTGGATCGTTGTAGGTCTCCTTCGCATCTTCCCACTTGGCCTCTTGTACCTTGCGGAGGAGTTCTGGCAACTGATCTCTCTGCGAGACATGGAGATATGCCCGAGCTGGTGTCGACGGTTTTGAAGGGCTAGTCTCATGTCAATATGGGGCGAGAGGCTGTCTGATCATGGCACTTACTGTTGCGAGACCTTACCAGGATACCACTTGTACCAGTCGACCTTGCCATCTCCGAGTTTCCATTCATCGCCCAAAATGGCATGGAACTCTGCTTCGGTAAGACCTGGTGGTAGGCGACGGATCACGACTTTTTCTCCATTGGCGGGTgccttggtcttggttgCTTTTGGGGAATCGGCTGAAGACTGGGCGACTGCTGTAGTGCCGTTTGCCTTTCGTGATAACAACTGTGGAGTTGACATGGTCAAgctgtgtggtggttgaacCAGATATGATGAGGCTACCAGGTATGATGATAATCAATGCTCGATGTCGGTGGGTTGGCTCACTCAGTGTAAGCGGGGTTCTCAGAAAACACTGATTGCGCCACGCAATTTATGGGCTTTAAAATGACTGAAATGATTAAAGAAAGCGCGACAGCTGGTAGAGAATTCACAGTCCCTTCGTCTAAAGGAAACATGTGACTGAGTGAAAGGGCGCTGGTGACTGTCTGAGGGTAAGTGACAGTGAGAGATGGCTTTACAAGGTTGAAGGCCCCAGAAATCCAGACTCCGATAAACAGGTGGGGGCCAGCCTTATCAGCCTCTTCCCTGTCAATGTCATCAGGGTCCCCTTCCAATTGGCAACGCACGGACCATGATCTTGATCCCACCAGCAACTTGGCTGCTGGCTGAGTGCTTGGCTCTGACGCCGTCGCTGAGCGCGTAAATCTCGGCTGAGAGAGCCTGCTTTCGCTCCCCGCCTTACACAATCACCAACTACTACTTCTCGACCGAGATTGGCTGCTATAagctctgctgctgctattCTCGGCCTGCCCTTGATTTGATACCCCCGAGATCACTATCACTCCGTGTGTAACAAGCATCATTCGACGAAAACAAACGACCGTCCAGAACACACTTGCGCAATACCtcgtcccctcccctccctccctccccaccaaccccctaaTTCCAGAACCATGACCGCAGCGCCAAAGCCGGGCCCGGCGAATCTCCGACCCGGAGCCGGTCTCGACGAGTGGCTCGAAGAAGCAAAACAATGCCACTACCTACCAGAGTCTGTCATGAAGCAGCTCTGCGAAATGGTCAAAGAGGTCCTGATGGAGGAGTCCAACATCCAACCAGTAGTCACCCCTGTCACCATCTGCGGCGACATTCATGGCCAGTTCTACGATCTCCTAGAGCTCTTCCGAGTGGCTGGTGGCATGCCGGGCGACAACAACGTCCAGGCGCCCCAGACAGTCACAGCAGTCATCACATCCGACGACATTGAGCCCCCGAGCGAAATCACCGATCCCAAGCTGCAAAAGAAGGTCATAAATTCTGGCCCAGCCCCAATAAGTACAGATCCAAACGAAACGATCGTCGAGGGGGACACAACCACCGAGGccatcctccctccaaaCGAGGGGCTCACCCAGTCAGCAGACACCAAGTTTGTCTTTTTGGGCGATTTCGTCGACAGAGGGTATTTCAGTCTGGAAACATTTACTCTCTTAATGTGTCTAAAAGCCAAGTCCGGATCTCTCTTCCCTTTCTGAGCCCAACCCCCACTAACATCCCTTCCTAGATACCCCGACAGAATAGTCCTCGTCCGCGGCAACCACGAATCCCGTCAAATCACCCAAGTCTACGGCTTCTACGAAGAATGCCAGCAAAAATACGGCAACGCCTCCGTTTGGAAGGCCTGCTGCCAAGTCTTTGACTTTCTAGTCCTCGCGGCAATCGTGGACGGGACCGTCCTGTGCGTCCACGGCGGCCTGTCGCCCGAAATTAGAACCATCGACCAGATCCGTGTTGTGGCTAGAGCGCAGGAGATCCCGCATGAAGGTGCGTTTTGCGATTTGGTGTGGAGTGACCCGGAGGATATCGACACGTGGGCGGTGAGCCCGAGAGGAGCAGGTTGGCTGTTTGGCGATAAGGTCGCTACCGAGTTTAACCACGTGAATGGGCTGAAGACGATTGCGAGGGCGCATCAGTTGGTGAATGAGGGTTACAAGGTATGTGTTTTTCGGGATTGTGTGTGTctggggggtttgagggatgTTTGCTAATGATATTGTTAGTATCACTTCAGCGAACGGTCGGTGGTGACGGTCTGGTCAGCACCGAATTACTGCTATCGCTGTGGTAATGTGGCGTCGATCATGACGGTGGACGAGCAGCTCAATACCAAGTTTAGCATCTTCTCGGCTGTGCCGGATGATCAGCGCCATGTGCCagctgggaggagagggccgGGTGATTACTTCCTGTAGAGGGAggcaggggggggaggagggctaTCGATCCTGGGGTAGCAACCAACCACGGGATAACGTGTTGTAGCGTCTTGTCGGCTAAGAGACCTGTTTTGATGCGGTGTACGAGGGAAACCGGCGTTTTACATGTTGTTATATTTGTCGGGGCACACGGCaattgattttttttttggacgGGATGATGAATAACTGGGATGAACATTTGATAAACTACTAGCATTgagttgggttggttgattGGTCatttttgggagggtgggagaaAGAGATGCTTGTATATTGTATACTGTCACTTTTTTCATCAAGCGGACCTTTTTGAGGGGTGTTTGAACTATTGAGTGGCTTTGGGCTTTCTGATATACCCGATTTTTGTTGTATTACCTACTTTTTTTGGGGttaaaaaaagaagacagacggggggatggagatgtcTTGGAGCCCAAGCGTTTCTGAAGAACTGAAGTGTTGAAAGGTACAAAGAAAGCTGAGTATTTTGATATCTATAAGTTTGATGCTCTCTATACATGATGGGAAATTCTCAATGCTCGTTCTGAGCCGTGGAAAgccaaaaaaataaaataagaACTAAATGTTAAAAGATGGTCAAGAGAAAGCAAAAACGCCCCGTATTATGCCtgtcccaccatcacccccgtTGCACCCTTCGTACTCCACGGCCCCCCACATCTAGCGTATAATACCCAATCTTCACTTCGTAGTTAAACTATTACTCTTcgcacctccacccccttccccttctccttcttctcctccaccacaaccttcaCCCCGGGCAGTCGTCCCAAACTGCCAGATGACCCCTCCCCTATCCCACCAGACCCAGATTGATCACTCCCCGAACTcccaaccctcttcccctggATAACCACTTGTTTTTCCCCCCCAGCCCGGTCACTCACCCTCTCCAGAATCCTCGCCTGTGACCGTCTCCGTTGCTCCTCAatcttttgctgctgctcctccttccGCTGCCGGATCGCAAGACAAAACTTGGAGTTGGACCTGATCTTGTCCCCCTGCCAGAGAAACACAAAGGGAATAGCACACATGAGCGTGCTCACGCCCCCAAGCAGCGAGCAAGCACCGCTTATCCCCAACTTCTCAAACATGGGGAGAGTAGCCAAAGGCAAGACAGTAGCGAGCAAAGAGCGGGAGGTTGACGCGGCAGCGTTGGCAGACGCGGCGTAGACTTCGTACGCGTCGGTCAAATAGTTCCTATCCCCATCACACCCAACATCAGTAACTAtcaggggaaggggggttaGGAGAGGGGGACAAACAAGAGAGCCTGGAAAATACACATAAACCCCACCCCAAACGGCACCCCCGCCAGCATCGGCACAAAAAAGTGAACCCCCTCCTTCGCCGTCCATCCCAACCAAAAAAGACTAATCACAAACATCGGCCCCCCGACACACGCGAGCGGTAACCGTCTGTACTCCTCCTGTCTAGTCCACGCCTTGttcctcgccatcgccgaCCTCAGAACACTATCCCACACAAAAAAGATCGGCAACGCGAGTAAGCACCCCGCCCCAACGGCCAGATACGTCAACCCGCACTCCCCCGGCGAGAGCCCATAAACCCCAGTGAAAATGATCGGAAACGCCTCAAAACACATGTAAAAGATGGCATAACAAAGCGCGAGGTAAGCACACGAAGTATTAACGATCGGCTCCGTGACGAGCATCTTGATGGGCCGGTATAAAACAACAGTCGTCAACTCCCTGAACgacttcttctccatctcatgCAGCGCCACCACCCTAGCCTTGGCGTCATGAAGGCGAATCTCCTCAGCGCGTCGCTTGAGGAGGACAGGACCATATGTTTCTGGGAGGAAGAACAAGGGGACAAGTGTGCATCCCGCGTAAATAAGTCCAATCCA from Podospora pseudoanserina strain CBS 124.78 chromosome 6, whole genome shotgun sequence carries:
- a CDS encoding hypothetical protein (EggNog:ENOG503PQF3), which codes for MYGPRSNRVHFESTTPGVPEVHIRRTRSVNRGPRQPRSRTRSAERVHTLWDETPVADMQGRERGGGVSRETYDQLFRENHILRVQVQELEEDVRKEKAFNSELRRSVESNSDSEARKSTKLREARKKNALLELENSNLTTKIRDLSRQLKDALEAKARYVGTEYETMKQQVAEWRRRYDDANRRIDRMRDNLDEHIATNRVLQAEVETLRRENERLRRRHP
- the SIT4_2 gene encoding sporulation-induced protein (EggNog:ENOG503NU6Q; COG:D; COG:T), producing MTAAPKPGPANLRPGAGLDEWLEEAKQCHYLPESVMKQLCEMVKEVLMEESNIQPVVTPVTICGDIHGQFYDLLELFRVAGGMPGDNNVQAPQTVTAVITSDDIEPPSEITDPKLQKKVINSGPAPISTDPNETIVEGDTTTEAILPPNEGLTQSADTKFVFLGDFVDRGYFSLETFTLLMCLKAKYPDRIVLVRGNHESRQITQVYGFYEECQQKYGNASVWKACCQVFDFLVLAAIVDGTVLCVHGGLSPEIRTIDQIRVVARAQEIPHEGAFCDLVWSDPEDIDTWAVSPRGAGWLFGDKVATEFNHVNGLKTIARAHQLVNEGYKYHFSERSVVTVWSAPNYCYRCGNVASIMTVDEQLNTKFSIFSAVPDDQRHVPAGRRGPGDYFL
- a CDS encoding hypothetical protein (EggNog:ENOG503NXQ0; COG:A), whose protein sequence is MSTPQLLSRKANGTTAVAQSSADSPKATKTKAPANGEKVVIRRLPPGLTEAEFHAILGDEWKLGDGKVDWYKWYPGKVSQHPSKPSTPARAYLHVSQRDQLPELLRKVQEAKWEDAKETYNDPALVAPPTVEFSVYKKIPSEKKRVDGRQGTIDQDPEFMAFLESLASPDGNKEGVTAEPEPEEEPEKTTTTPLIEYLKERKAAKAKEIAAAKIAMKHARTESLTGKGKASATSAEEPKRRSTRDRESRTERERATEKAPERPRESVKILTKKAVAAAEAAAEAAKVAAIQKSTQSSAPSASSEAPSKSRRAGIAAAARILQRDLGLSSSNAHRKARMDAAKADADSKGSAAKGPAKENVPIAPEPAPPAPPAQPSSSAPPKSQQQQQQQQQQQQQQQQPAASSNRSRNRRRGGGDEGGKSKGDNKADKQADTTPPAPAPAPAKPVLLLKKRETPQAQRQQPSAPATPVSAMASQSTPTTAAPSQPAAPKNASAKQGGGGRESKKNAGPAPSSGATRAFIKHANHSQGVTEALLKDALSAYGTVTSVDIDRKKGFAYVDFTDHAGLAKAMAASPVTIAQATVQVLERKDMTAKKGGQSSGSTQGKNAAASASATTASTPTPAPAPAAASNSTAPEKPAGEQQPKESRRNPRRSKRGGRDNKDKDGKEGGGKGGGVGGSAPAAAAASC